A single Pararhizobium sp. A13 DNA region contains:
- a CDS encoding BTAD domain-containing putative transcriptional regulator gives MRIRLLGGLDVTSPDQGQVRFATRKTSLLFAALVLAGGRAYRREQLSEAFWPGRGNGQARNSLRQALVDIRRSFPAGKDATLYIEGDQETVALVAGPEEADFSVFDRKLAEGRTTDLAFAADLYRGEVLAGEAIPDGLDDWFGPYQNRYQRKALQLAERLSLALSEPGSREEAACEGLAERLLAHDPTAEAAHRALMRIHALKGQENAALRQFEACRALLKKHLGAEPEAQTASLAASLQSRAGSEYQWTAPGPDVASQPQVFSAPAKHHDRPSLAVLPFQNLSGDAEQEYFADGIVEDITIALAQSRHLYVIARNSSFTYKGQAVDIKRVGRELDVRYVVEGSVRRTGDRLRIAGQLIDTSTGAHLWADRFDGTLANVFDLQDQVASSIVGAITPRVEEAEIERSKRKPTESLDAYDYYLRGLAAFDRSITSRPVIDDALRLFMKAIDRDPEFAIAYTRAARCYATRKSNGWMLDPAEEIAEASRLARRAVELGWDDAVALSYGGYVIGYVGGNLDDSAACIDRALFLNPNLAAALGVSSWVKACLGEPDKAVEHAALAMRLSPLDPRLFAWQFNTALAHFCAGHYDDAAAWAGKSLRHQPNYPSAMRVMAAGHALAGRLAEAQEMITRLCEFDPTLRLSNLADILPPFRRLDDRNRYTEALRKAGLPE, from the coding sequence GTGCGCATCAGGTTGCTGGGCGGCCTCGACGTTACTTCCCCGGACCAAGGGCAAGTCCGCTTCGCCACGCGCAAGACTTCGCTTCTCTTTGCGGCCCTGGTCCTTGCAGGCGGCCGCGCCTATCGTCGCGAACAGCTATCCGAAGCCTTCTGGCCAGGACGAGGCAATGGGCAGGCACGCAACAGTCTGCGGCAGGCGCTGGTCGACATCAGGCGGTCGTTCCCGGCCGGCAAGGATGCCACCCTCTACATCGAAGGGGATCAGGAGACCGTCGCGCTGGTTGCCGGTCCTGAAGAAGCGGACTTTTCGGTCTTCGACCGGAAACTGGCGGAGGGCCGGACCACCGATCTCGCCTTCGCCGCCGATCTCTACCGCGGCGAGGTACTTGCAGGGGAAGCCATTCCAGATGGACTGGATGATTGGTTCGGGCCTTACCAGAACAGATATCAACGCAAGGCGTTGCAGCTGGCGGAGCGGCTGAGCCTCGCGCTCTCCGAGCCTGGCTCCCGGGAAGAGGCAGCCTGCGAAGGGCTCGCGGAGAGGTTGCTTGCCCACGACCCGACAGCGGAGGCCGCCCATCGGGCGTTGATGCGGATCCACGCTCTCAAGGGGCAGGAAAACGCAGCCTTGCGCCAGTTCGAGGCCTGCCGGGCTCTCTTGAAGAAGCATCTCGGCGCCGAACCCGAGGCGCAGACGGCCTCCCTTGCGGCTTCGCTGCAATCACGGGCAGGAAGCGAATATCAGTGGACCGCTCCAGGGCCTGACGTCGCCTCGCAGCCGCAGGTCTTTTCAGCCCCTGCGAAGCATCACGATCGGCCGTCGCTGGCGGTGCTGCCATTTCAGAATTTGAGCGGTGATGCGGAGCAGGAATATTTTGCCGACGGCATCGTGGAGGACATCACCATCGCCCTGGCTCAATCCCGCCACCTCTATGTCATCGCACGGAATTCGAGCTTCACTTACAAGGGGCAGGCTGTCGACATAAAGCGGGTCGGGCGCGAGCTGGACGTCCGCTATGTGGTCGAGGGAAGCGTTCGCAGGACGGGTGACCGCCTGCGCATTGCCGGGCAGCTCATCGACACATCGACGGGTGCGCACCTTTGGGCAGATCGTTTCGACGGAACGCTGGCCAATGTATTCGATCTTCAAGATCAGGTTGCCTCGAGCATCGTCGGTGCAATAACGCCGAGAGTGGAGGAGGCCGAGATCGAGCGTTCCAAACGTAAGCCGACGGAGAGCCTTGACGCTTACGACTACTATCTCCGCGGGCTGGCGGCGTTCGACCGGTCGATCACCAGCAGACCGGTCATCGACGATGCCTTGCGGCTCTTCATGAAGGCAATCGATCGCGACCCGGAATTCGCTATAGCCTATACCCGGGCGGCGCGGTGCTACGCGACCCGAAAGAGCAACGGCTGGATGCTCGATCCCGCAGAAGAGATTGCCGAAGCGAGCCGGCTAGCCAGAAGAGCGGTCGAACTCGGCTGGGACGATGCTGTTGCGCTCTCCTACGGCGGATATGTCATCGGCTATGTCGGCGGTAACCTCGACGACAGTGCGGCCTGCATCGATCGCGCCCTCTTTCTCAACCCGAACCTGGCCGCTGCTCTGGGCGTCAGCAGCTGGGTGAAGGCTTGCCTGGGCGAGCCGGACAAGGCAGTCGAACATGCCGCGCTTGCAATGCGCCTCAGCCCATTGGATCCGCGCCTGTTTGCCTGGCAGTTCAACACGGCGCTCGCTCATTTTTGTGCCGGCCACTATGACGACGCTGCCGCCTGGGCGGGAAAATCGTTGCGGCACCAGCCGAACTACCCGAGTGCGATGCGTGTCATGGCGGCGGGTCATGCCCTGGCGGGCCGTCTTGCGGAAGCACAGGAAATGATCACTCGCCTGTGCGAGTTCGATCCCACGCTGCGGCTTTCGAATCTTGCCGATATACTGCCGCCGTTCCGGCGACTGGACGATCGGAATAGGTATACAGAAGCTCTTCGGAAGGCGGGACTGCCGGAGTAA
- a CDS encoding nuclear transport factor 2 family protein has product MSIGFDAQIAVAAASLTLASFTPVAHAQTAGDEAGNKAIAQRAFDAWAAGTGSPYDLLAENANWTITGNSLASKTYPSREAFLSEVIRPFNVRMGSGLKPSIRNIYADDSTVVVFFDASGTARDGQPHSNTYAWFLNMTDGKITDAAAFFDSIAFNDLWNRVPPNQ; this is encoded by the coding sequence ATGAGTATTGGATTCGATGCTCAGATCGCTGTCGCAGCAGCAAGCCTCACACTGGCGTCGTTCACCCCGGTTGCGCACGCTCAGACGGCTGGCGACGAGGCGGGGAACAAGGCAATCGCTCAACGCGCCTTCGACGCTTGGGCTGCCGGAACCGGAAGTCCATACGATCTGCTTGCGGAGAACGCGAACTGGACCATCACCGGCAACTCACTTGCGTCGAAAACATATCCCAGCCGCGAAGCGTTCTTGAGTGAGGTCATCCGTCCATTCAACGTCCGCATGGGCAGCGGTTTGAAACCAAGCATCCGTAACATCTATGCGGACGACAGCACTGTGGTGGTCTTCTTCGACGCGAGCGGCACCGCACGTGACGGCCAGCCGCACTCCAACACATACGCATGGTTCCTCAACATGACGGATGGCAAGATAACCGATGCGGCGGCATTCTTCGACAGCATTGCGTTCAACGATCTATGGAATCGAGTGCCGCCAAATCAATGA
- a CDS encoding heme-binding protein, with protein sequence MQLTSYQAQAIIDGAKAKAHQLAFPVVIAVLDAGAHLKALERMDGAVLASIDIAMRKAATAVLFQANSEAVWEYCKPGAPAQGLQLTNGGLATFGGGIPLKSPDGTVIGALGVSGGTVAQDVEVAQAALGVFEMLLH encoded by the coding sequence ATGCAACTCACCTCTTATCAGGCGCAGGCCATCATCGACGGAGCGAAAGCCAAGGCTCACCAACTTGCCTTTCCCGTCGTCATCGCGGTGCTCGATGCGGGCGCTCACTTGAAAGCCTTAGAGCGAATGGACGGCGCAGTTCTCGCCTCGATCGACATCGCCATGCGCAAGGCCGCGACGGCCGTATTGTTTCAAGCCAACAGCGAGGCCGTCTGGGAATACTGCAAGCCAGGTGCGCCAGCCCAAGGGCTGCAACTGACGAACGGAGGCCTCGCCACCTTCGGTGGAGGCATTCCGCTCAAGTCCCCAGACGGCACGGTCATCGGGGCACTCGGAGTTTCGGGAGGAACCGTGGCGCAGGACGTGGAGGTCGCACAGGCAGCCCTGGGCGTTTTCGAAATGCTCCTCCACTGA
- a CDS encoding cupin domain-containing protein: MKIASIVAIGWIGFCGIASFASAEDAHTMIAPNDIKWAPTPKVLPAGAEAAVLFGDPTKEGLFALRLKVPSGYAIPPHTHPADEVVTVISGTINLGMGETADRSATKALPAGSFFALPPDMAHFAYFDEETVVQVTTNGPWGLKYVNPADDPQKSQ; encoded by the coding sequence ATGAAAATCGCATCGATAGTTGCAATCGGCTGGATCGGATTCTGCGGGATCGCCTCCTTTGCCTCGGCGGAGGATGCGCACACAATGATCGCTCCCAACGATATCAAATGGGCCCCGACCCCCAAAGTGCTTCCTGCCGGTGCAGAAGCGGCAGTCCTGTTCGGCGATCCCACCAAGGAGGGTTTGTTTGCCCTTCGGCTCAAGGTGCCGTCCGGGTATGCGATCCCACCGCACACGCATCCTGCAGATGAGGTGGTCACAGTCATATCAGGGACGATCAATCTTGGGATGGGCGAAACCGCCGATCGGAGCGCCACCAAGGCACTGCCTGCGGGCAGTTTCTTTGCGCTGCCGCCCGACATGGCGCATTTCGCTTACTTCGATGAGGAGACTGTCGTCCAAGTCACCACCAATGGCCCGTGGGGCCTCAAGTATGTTAATCCGGCGGACGATCCTCAAAAGTCGCAATAG
- a CDS encoding DUF3800 domain-containing protein, producing MTRLPEYHLFIDDSGSRDPDRRPKLDRNDRMDCFALGGVLVKEEDIDDLKQRHADFCASHGITYPLHSNPIRGGRENFGWLKNPEKARAFFPELDTFMLGLPVLGIAAVIDRAGYVARYKGHYADRLWLMCKTAYCILIERAAKYADSQGRVLRVFFEETGKAEDRALIAYHKSLKEVGMPFDGDNSASYRSLSAADFRRIVMGDAKRRTKETAMIQVADLVLYPMAKAGYDPTYRPYVQLMEAGRLVDAHLKPEDRALLGIKYSCFK from the coding sequence ATGACCCGTCTTCCTGAATATCATCTCTTTATCGACGACAGCGGCAGCCGTGACCCCGACCGTCGGCCAAAGCTCGACCGCAACGACCGGATGGACTGTTTTGCCCTTGGCGGGGTCCTGGTCAAGGAAGAGGACATTGACGACCTGAAACAGCGGCACGCCGACTTCTGCGCCAGTCATGGCATTACCTATCCGCTGCATTCGAATCCCATCCGGGGTGGTCGCGAGAATTTCGGCTGGCTGAAGAACCCGGAAAAGGCCCGTGCGTTTTTCCCGGAGCTGGACACCTTCATGCTGGGCTTGCCCGTGCTGGGGATCGCGGCCGTGATCGACCGGGCGGGATACGTTGCCCGCTACAAGGGGCACTACGCCGATCGTCTCTGGCTGATGTGCAAGACGGCCTACTGCATTCTGATCGAGCGTGCCGCTAAATATGCTGACAGCCAGGGCCGCGTGTTGCGCGTGTTTTTTGAGGAGACCGGTAAGGCCGAAGACCGCGCGCTGATCGCCTACCACAAGAGCCTCAAAGAGGTGGGGATGCCCTTCGACGGCGACAATTCAGCAAGCTATCGCTCGCTCAGCGCCGCCGACTTCCGCCGCATCGTCATGGGCGATGCGAAACGTCGCACCAAAGAGACGGCGATGATCCAGGTTGCGGATCTGGTGCTCTATCCCATGGCCAAGGCAGGCTATGACCCGACCTATCGGCCCTACGTCCAGCTGATGGAGGCAGGCCGGCTGGTTGACGCACACCTGAAGCCGGAAGATCGAGCACTATTGGGGATAAAATACAGTTGTTTCAAATGA
- a CDS encoding monovalent cation:proton antiporter-2 (CPA2) family protein, whose translation MAAAETVSHGINLSPVVSLLAAGVTAVPLFKRFGLDAVLGYLAAGILIGPSALGLFNDPSSIMHVAELGVVMFLFVIGLEMQPSRLWGLRRDILGLGLLQVIVCGLLLTGAGVLLGYPIPSAFVFGMGFVLTSTAIVFQMLGDRGELSTSKGQRIISILLLEDMAIVPLLAVLALIAPGGGTTTAHGELLQVAIGISAIIGVILIGRYMLNPMFRILAQANAREVMTAAALLVVLGAALAMQVGGLSMAMGAFLAGVLLSESSFRHQLEADIEPFRGILLGLFFLGVGMALDVRLVVENAALVAAYVAIFMTVKGIGIYTVARFFGSSNGEAIERAALMAQGGEFAFVLYAAATSSAIIGPETGAIFTTTVIISMALSPIITNAARRIAPTTTLSMDGVQEPDGLTGNILIIGFGRFGQIVSQPLLARGLDVAIIDTDVELIEAATQFGFKVYYGDGSRLDILHAAGAGQTQTIMICVDKPEVAVRIATLVKAEFLLIPVMARSFDRGAALALLGAGVDYEMRETLESAFAFGFDALKRLGISEQDAERTMTDVRRRDAQRFELQIAEGLYAGGEYFQGNQPTPTPLTVPRRLARAGNDEAAALLGRSAQEDR comes from the coding sequence ATGGCCGCCGCTGAAACTGTGTCGCACGGAATAAATCTTTCGCCGGTGGTGAGCCTTCTTGCCGCGGGCGTCACCGCTGTTCCGTTGTTCAAGCGGTTCGGGCTTGATGCCGTGCTTGGTTACCTTGCTGCCGGTATCCTGATAGGTCCGTCCGCCCTTGGGCTTTTCAATGATCCCTCGAGCATCATGCATGTTGCAGAGCTTGGCGTGGTCATGTTCTTGTTCGTTATCGGGCTAGAGATGCAGCCGTCGCGCCTCTGGGGTCTTCGGCGAGATATTCTCGGTCTCGGTCTCTTGCAGGTGATCGTGTGTGGTCTCTTGCTGACAGGCGCAGGCGTCTTGCTCGGCTATCCAATTCCGTCGGCATTCGTGTTCGGTATGGGCTTCGTACTGACGTCCACCGCGATTGTTTTCCAGATGCTGGGTGATCGTGGGGAGCTCTCGACATCAAAGGGACAGAGGATCATCTCGATCCTGCTCCTGGAAGACATGGCAATCGTGCCGCTCCTTGCCGTCCTGGCGCTGATCGCGCCCGGCGGCGGCACTACAACAGCCCACGGCGAATTGCTCCAGGTCGCAATCGGCATCTCAGCGATCATCGGCGTCATTTTGATCGGGCGCTATATGCTCAATCCGATGTTCAGAATACTTGCCCAGGCGAATGCGCGCGAAGTCATGACGGCCGCGGCTCTGCTGGTCGTTCTCGGCGCGGCCTTGGCAATGCAGGTGGGCGGTCTCTCCATGGCCATGGGCGCGTTCCTTGCAGGCGTTCTTCTATCCGAGAGCTCGTTTCGGCACCAACTCGAAGCCGATATCGAGCCTTTCCGGGGAATTCTGCTTGGCCTTTTCTTCCTAGGTGTCGGCATGGCGCTCGACGTTCGGCTCGTGGTGGAAAACGCGGCCCTAGTCGCGGCCTACGTCGCCATTTTCATGACGGTGAAGGGGATCGGGATTTATACGGTCGCGCGGTTCTTCGGTTCGTCCAACGGCGAGGCTATCGAACGAGCGGCCCTCATGGCACAGGGCGGCGAATTCGCCTTCGTTCTCTACGCCGCGGCGACATCAAGCGCTATCATTGGTCCCGAGACCGGGGCCATCTTCACGACGACAGTCATCATATCCATGGCGCTTTCCCCTATCATAACAAACGCCGCGCGTAGGATCGCGCCAACGACCACGCTATCCATGGATGGCGTGCAGGAGCCGGACGGGCTCACCGGTAATATCTTGATCATCGGTTTTGGTCGCTTCGGCCAAATCGTCAGCCAACCGCTGCTGGCTCGCGGGCTCGACGTCGCGATCATCGACACCGACGTCGAATTGATTGAGGCTGCCACCCAGTTCGGTTTCAAGGTTTACTACGGCGACGGAAGCCGCCTCGACATCCTGCATGCCGCAGGCGCTGGGCAAACGCAGACAATCATGATCTGCGTGGACAAGCCGGAGGTCGCCGTGCGCATTGCGACGCTCGTGAAGGCCGAGTTCCTCCTTATACCCGTGATGGCGCGTTCCTTTGATCGCGGAGCTGCTCTGGCGCTACTCGGTGCCGGGGTGGACTATGAGATGCGGGAAACGCTCGAATCTGCCTTTGCCTTCGGGTTTGACGCTTTGAAGCGATTGGGGATATCGGAACAAGACGCGGAGCGCACCATGACGGATGTGCGTCGGCGGGATGCCCAGCGGTTCGAACTGCAGATTGCCGAAGGGCTATATGCTGGCGGAGAGTACTTTCAAGGTAACCAGCCGACGCCAACACCTCTCACGGTACCACGTCGGCTTGCAAGGGCTGGCAATGACGAAGCCGCAGCTCTGCTTGGTCGATCTGCGCAGGAGGATCGGTAG
- the greA gene encoding transcription elongation factor GreA — translation MSVAFTKEESSETASETLLPDRPISPHPNLVTEAGLKALELQLQQAREAYDATSAIDDVNERRRQAAGPLRDTRYFAARVRTAQVVADPTSTDTVAFGSTATFKRDDGRVQTYRIVGEDEADPKAGSISFVSPVARFLVGKAVGDVVSVGGQELEIIAIS, via the coding sequence TTGAGCGTTGCCTTCACCAAGGAAGAGAGTTCCGAAACTGCTTCGGAAACCCTGCTGCCTGACCGTCCAATTTCACCTCACCCGAACCTTGTGACGGAAGCGGGATTGAAGGCCCTGGAGTTGCAACTCCAACAAGCTCGCGAGGCTTACGATGCTACGAGCGCGATCGACGACGTGAATGAACGACGGCGGCAAGCAGCTGGCCCCTTGCGTGATACGCGCTACTTTGCGGCAAGAGTTCGCACGGCTCAGGTTGTCGCTGACCCTACTTCAACTGACACTGTTGCCTTTGGGAGCACGGCGACCTTCAAACGTGACGATGGGCGCGTGCAGACGTATCGTATCGTGGGAGAGGACGAAGCGGATCCTAAGGCCGGATCGATTTCCTTCGTATCCCCGGTGGCAAGGTTTCTAGTGGGTAAAGCGGTTGGCGATGTCGTGAGCGTAGGAGGTCAAGAGCTCGAGATCATTGCCATCTCGTAG
- a CDS encoding oxidoreductase, giving the protein MKTWFITGASRGFGARIAELALSRGDNVVATARNPRTVTERFGQRNNLLATALDVADEKQATNAAAAAVERFGRIDVLLNNAGYGLLGAVEEATTQEVEALYRTNVFGLLAVTRAILPHMRAQRAGRILNISSIGGYRAGAGFGVYCSTKFAVEGLSEALHAELAPLGIHVTVVEPGYFRTDFLDSTSLAASSVAIADYHATAGTVRGVAADLNHAQPGDPDRLAKVLIDFADSPNPPVRLPLGSDTVAAIEAKHQSDAAILAQWRSVSISTDFTASDV; this is encoded by the coding sequence ATGAAGACCTGGTTCATTACCGGTGCCTCGCGCGGCTTCGGAGCGCGCATCGCCGAACTGGCATTATCGAGGGGAGACAACGTGGTCGCGACCGCGCGCAACCCGCGCACAGTTACTGAGCGTTTCGGCCAACGAAACAACTTACTGGCGACTGCTCTCGACGTGGCGGATGAGAAGCAGGCAACCAACGCCGCCGCTGCGGCGGTCGAGCGTTTCGGCCGCATCGACGTCCTGCTCAACAATGCAGGCTACGGCCTGCTCGGTGCAGTGGAGGAAGCAACGACCCAGGAAGTCGAAGCGCTCTATCGCACCAACGTATTCGGTCTGCTGGCGGTGACGCGTGCGATTTTACCCCACATGCGGGCGCAGCGCGCGGGCCGCATCCTCAATATTTCTTCGATCGGCGGCTATCGAGCGGGGGCCGGCTTCGGCGTCTATTGCTCGACCAAATTCGCCGTCGAGGGACTGTCTGAGGCGCTTCATGCGGAACTCGCGCCCCTCGGCATCCACGTGACGGTTGTGGAACCCGGCTATTTCCGTACCGACTTTCTCGACTCGACATCGCTTGCGGCCAGCAGTGTTGCAATTGCGGATTACCATGCGACCGCAGGCACGGTTCGGGGCGTGGCAGCGGATCTGAACCATGCGCAACCGGGCGATCCAGACCGGCTGGCGAAGGTTCTGATCGACTTCGCCGACTCCCCGAACCCGCCCGTCCGACTGCCGCTCGGCAGCGATACGGTTGCGGCGATCGAAGCCAAACATCAGTCGGATGCCGCAATCCTTGCTCAATGGCGGAGCGTCTCGATATCGACGGATTTCACCGCGTCCGACGTTTGA
- a CDS encoding phytanoyl-CoA dioxygenase family protein gives MLDALKSRPQDLETIARSGGALRRMAARIPTYLTDVRENPAWLPMFLLARTMPFRKAHWLTARRVRSTAGAAPSMFGDLKAEAVAAELRRTGIATGLTLPAPIHEEIARFGHETPCFGNFDRKLEFLAGEHADAERRFGGTILSGHHFERVLHCDAALAVQQDPLLLDVAKHYLGGEAKLITTRTWWSFPTKSASEADLSRASFKFHFDLDDWRMLKFFFYLTDVDADAGPHVYVRGSHNRRRIKHQLTLLVGHPADEVLGFYGEDSAVTLTGKAGTGFVEDPFGFHMGTLAKQSPRLMMEVGFGVSTPSKRRYHGEPVIR, from the coding sequence ATGCTTGACGCACTAAAATCCAGACCGCAGGACCTGGAAACCATCGCCCGCAGCGGCGGGGCCCTCCGCCGCATGGCTGCACGTATACCAACCTATCTGACGGATGTGCGGGAAAATCCCGCCTGGCTGCCGATGTTCCTGCTGGCGCGGACAATGCCGTTCCGCAAGGCGCACTGGCTGACCGCCAGACGCGTGCGATCCACCGCCGGCGCTGCGCCTTCGATGTTCGGTGACCTGAAAGCGGAAGCTGTCGCGGCCGAACTCAGGCGAACAGGTATCGCTACCGGTCTCACACTGCCTGCGCCGATCCACGAGGAAATCGCCCGCTTCGGGCACGAAACACCGTGTTTTGGCAACTTCGATCGCAAGCTTGAGTTTCTCGCCGGTGAGCACGCAGACGCTGAGCGGCGCTTCGGCGGCACGATACTGAGCGGCCATCATTTCGAGCGGGTTCTGCATTGCGACGCCGCGTTGGCGGTGCAGCAGGACCCTTTGCTTCTCGACGTGGCAAAACACTATCTCGGCGGTGAAGCCAAATTGATCACGACACGGACATGGTGGAGCTTCCCGACGAAGTCTGCCTCCGAGGCGGATCTCAGCCGCGCCTCGTTCAAGTTCCATTTCGATCTCGACGATTGGCGGATGTTGAAATTCTTTTTCTACCTCACCGACGTCGATGCCGATGCCGGCCCGCATGTCTACGTGCGGGGCAGTCACAACCGCCGGCGCATCAAGCACCAATTGACGTTGCTCGTGGGGCATCCGGCGGATGAAGTGCTGGGTTTCTATGGTGAAGATAGCGCCGTTACCTTGACCGGAAAGGCGGGTACGGGTTTTGTCGAGGATCCGTTTGGCTTTCATATGGGGACATTGGCAAAACAGTCCCCGCGCCTGATGATGGAGGTCGGATTTGGCGTGTCGACGCCGTCAAAGCGGCGTTATCACGGTGAACCCGTCATCCGCTGA
- a CDS encoding SDR family oxidoreductase yields MSKTILITGAGSGFGKAAAIGMAKNGHNIIATAQVSSQVTPLREEAASLGLKNFRVARLDLTDPYDIKQAEGWDFDVLWNNAGMGEAGPVWEIPVDLVRKNYEINVFLPLALTQGVVQKWVAQRKKGKVVFTSSMGGLFTPANWGTYVSTKHALEAIAEALQQELAPYGIRIQTINPGAYYTGYNETMADNPFRWLDDAKNFTKRADLRKGFDDFFATPEGKMDPREMIDRMIEIVPADTGKFRNVVPKKIEEMLKAHQLAAWENQI; encoded by the coding sequence ATGTCCAAGACCATCCTCATCACCGGGGCAGGCTCGGGTTTCGGTAAGGCTGCCGCCATCGGCATGGCCAAGAACGGGCACAACATCATCGCCACCGCGCAGGTTTCATCGCAGGTCACGCCGCTGCGCGAAGAGGCTGCATCACTTGGCCTGAAGAATTTCCGGGTCGCGCGGCTCGACCTCACCGATCCCTATGACATCAAGCAGGCGGAAGGCTGGGACTTCGACGTTCTCTGGAACAACGCTGGCATGGGCGAAGCTGGCCCTGTCTGGGAAATCCCCGTTGATCTTGTTCGCAAGAACTATGAGATCAACGTCTTCCTTCCGCTCGCCCTCACTCAGGGAGTGGTCCAGAAGTGGGTGGCGCAGCGCAAGAAGGGCAAGGTGGTCTTCACCTCCTCCATGGGCGGCCTCTTCACCCCGGCAAACTGGGGAACCTATGTCTCGACCAAGCATGCGCTGGAAGCGATCGCCGAAGCATTGCAGCAGGAGTTGGCACCCTATGGCATCAGGATCCAGACCATCAATCCAGGTGCCTACTACACCGGCTACAACGAAACCATGGCAGACAACCCGTTCCGCTGGCTGGACGACGCCAAGAACTTCACCAAGCGGGCGGACCTGCGCAAGGGCTTCGATGACTTCTTCGCCACCCCGGAAGGCAAGATGGATCCACGGGAGATGATCGATCGGATGATCGAGATCGTCCCCGCAGACACCGGCAAGTTTCGCAACGTCGTCCCGAAAAAGATCGAGGAAATGCTCAAGGCGCATCAGTTGGCCGCCTGGGAAAACCAGATCTGA
- a CDS encoding DUF1127 domain-containing protein, with translation MAHTETRAGAGLSKGQSFGSGLNGVTIIVAALRKWRRAVASRKALADLTPDQLRDIGHPEVNRPALEIKAGLMTNLMSMR, from the coding sequence ATGGCTCACACGGAAACTCGCGCCGGCGCCGGCCTGTCGAAAGGACAGTCGTTTGGATCCGGGCTGAATGGCGTGACGATAATAGTCGCCGCCCTGAGGAAGTGGCGGCGAGCCGTCGCGAGCCGGAAGGCGCTGGCGGATCTGACGCCCGATCAACTGCGGGACATAGGTCATCCCGAGGTCAACCGACCCGCGCTCGAAATTAAAGCTGGCCTGATGACGAACTTAATGTCGATGAGGTAA